A genomic stretch from Diprion similis isolate iyDipSimi1 chromosome 1, iyDipSimi1.1, whole genome shotgun sequence includes:
- the LOC124411281 gene encoding uncharacterized protein LOC124411281 gives MKSKPVEVSLTPDVAEAPILTTEEVLIIMGKKIDGSFDLVEYNLSVINKTNGFMGLYHTLTAVVKVNGATRVDHFFLKAQPLKHSPQYEFMVESDHFRKELTMYGKIMPQMKTGKNQANWSAECYLARDDLIVMDDLSALDYVMPDKYTSFDYNHCAVLFQTLARLHSGSFVIEEKLKSEGKTLFEVYGDVLDEPLFNGTDISTRYRASCILGTRSLIDLLHEKLTEEERAEFKKRIEPWCDNFPAILSPSTKYKNVICHRDLWANNMMVKYDGSGNPQHCCLIDLQFARYSPPAMDCVISLHLITDRETRDKHGESLLRVYYQTFEDELRKAGLDARDHLEWSTFLKSCEETKSTALIYAVLNQPVTMLHPDTCSKQFAESPELLTESLYNDRSALVCSQFLTVQPYRERITEALLEAHELLPNYTASQL, from the coding sequence ATGAAGTCGAAGCCAGTTGAAGTGAGCTTGACGCCCGACGTTGCAGAAGCTCCGATTTTAACCACTGAAGAAGTATTGATAataatggggaaaaaaatcgacgGAAGCTTTGATCTGGTCGAGTACAACCTCAGTGTAATAAATAAGACCAACGGATTTATGGGACTGTACCACACGCTCACTGCAGTAGTGAAAGTCAACGGTGCGACTAGGGTGGACCATTTTTTCCTGAAAGCTCAGCCGTTGAAGCACAGTCCTCAGTACGAATTCATGGTCGAGTCCGACCATTTCCGGAAGGAATTGACGATGTACGGGAAGATTATGCCACAGATGAAAACTGGAAAGAATCAGGCTAACTGGTCAGCCGAGTGTTACTTAGCGAGGGACGATCTCATAGTCATGGACGACCTCTCCGCCCTGGACTACGTGATGCCTGACAAGTACACGTCGTTCGATTACAACCATTGCGCAGTCCTCTTTCAAACCTTGGCTCGATTGCACTCAGGGTCCTTCGTGATCGAGGAGAAGCTCAAGTCGGAGGGTAAGACCTTGTTCGAGGTTTACGGCGATGTTTTGGACGAGCCACTGTTCAACGGTACCGATATATCGACAAGATACAGAGCTTCGTGTATCCTGGGAACAAGATCTTTGATCGACCTTCTGCACGAGAAACTTACCGAGGAGGAAAGGGCCGAATTCAAGAAACGTATTGAGCCGTGGTGCGATAACTTCCCGGCAATTCTGAGCCCTTCGACAAAGTACAAGAACGTGATTTGCCATCGTGACCTTTGGGCCAACAACATGATGGTCAAGTACGACGGATCGGGAAACCCGCAACACTGTTGCTTGATAGACTTGCAATTTGCTCGGTACAGTCCACCGGCTATGGACTGCGTGATTTCTCTACACTTGATCACCGACCGAGAGACGAGAGACAAACACGGTGAATCGTTGTTGAGAGTATACTATCAAACTTTCGAGGACGAATTGAGGAAGGCCGGACTTGATGCCAGGGACCATCTTGAGTGGTCAACGTTTTTGAAGAGCTGCGAAGAAACCAAATCAACCGCTCTGATCTACGCTGTTCTTAATCAACCTGTAACAATGCTGCATCCTGATACCTGCAGTAAACAATTCGCCGAGTCGCCGGAGTTGTTAACCGAAAGTTTGTATAACGATAGATCAGCGCTAGTGTGCAGTCAATTTCTTACCGTACAACCATACCGGGAACGAATAACTGAAGCCTTACTTGAGGCGCACGAATTGTTGCCGAACTACACGGCAAGTCAACTGTGA
- the LOC124409176 gene encoding uncharacterized protein LOC124409176 gives MRPKRKEVSDVSATMESEAESLLLTKEEVLSILSKKLSQKFDLVEYNLRPLNSTNGFLGLYYGLTTLVKIDGASKEHKFFMKAQPSKRSPQFDLLVAAKGSEKESAMYTEIIPRMGNGKSCSGWSAECYLTKESVLVLDDLFAQGYVTTDKYVTFDHNHCLVVLRSLAQFHAGSFIIDEKLRSKDTSLFEVYGDILGESLFNDSEITIQLLSSCILGTMSLIDLLQEELSESERAEFKERVRPWVENVKELLSPSKKYRNVICHRDLWASNLMVKYDASGKPEHCCLIDLQFLSYNPPATDCVSFLYLTTDRETREKHGESLLRMYYETLDKELTNSGLDSRRCLDWPTFRRSCDDTRSLAMVYALMNLPIMLLHPDMIQKQFSDSPEMLNASLYNDRSAMVCNQFHNIKPYRERMTEILLETYEFLPRNTESIKR, from the coding sequence ATGCGGCCGAAGCGGAAAGAAGTGAGCGACGTTTCAGCGACTATGGAATCCGAAGCTGAATCGCTGCTTCTGACTAAGGAAGAGGTGCTGAGTATACTGTCGAAAAAACTCTCCCAAAAGTTCGATCTGGTCGAGTACAATCTCCGTCCATTGAACTCGACCAACGGCTTCCTCGGACTCTATTACGGACTCACCACGCTCGTGAAAATCGACGGAGCCTCCAAGGAGCACAAGTTTTTTATGAAAGCTCAGCCGTCGAAGCGAAGTCCTCAGTTCGATCTGCTGGTGGCGGCAAAGGGGTCGGAAAAAGAATCCGCGATGTACACCGAAATCATACCGCGCATGGGAAACGGGAAGAGCTGCTCCGGTTGGTCGGCCGAGTGTTATTTGACCAAGGAAAGCGTTCTTGTGCTCGACGACCTGTTCGCCCAGGGTTACGTTACGACGGACAAGTACGTGACGTTCGACCACAACCACTGCCTGGTTGTCCTTAGATCCTTGGCCCAATTCCACGCTGGGTCTTTTATAATCGACGAGAAGCTCAGGTCGAAAGACACGAGTCTGTTCGAGGTCTACGGCGACATATTGGGCGAGTCGTTGTTCAACGACAGCGAAATAACAATTCAATTACTGAGTTCGTGCATCCTGGGAACAATGTCATTGATCGATCTCCTACAGGAAGAGTTGAGCGAGTCGGAAAGGGCCGAATTCAAGGAACGCGTTAGGCCGTGGGTCGAGAACGTAAAGGAACTTTTGAGCCCTTCGAAAAAGTACAGAAATGTGATTTGCCACCGTGATTTATGGGCCAGCAACCTGATGGTCAAGTACGACGCTTCGGGTAAGCCGGAGCACTGCTGCCTGATTGACTTACAATTCCTTAGTTACAATCCACCGGCGACCGACTGTGTCTCCTTTCTTTACTTGACTACCGACAGAGAGACGAGGGAAAAACACGGGGAATCGCTTTTGCGGATGTACTACGAAACCTTGGATAAGGAATTGACGAACTCTGGGCTCGATTCGAGGCGCTGTCTCGACTGGCCGACCTTTCGGAGGAGCTGCGACGACACAAGGTCTTTGGCTATGGTTTATGCGCTTATGAATTTGCCCATAATGCTACTCCATCCTGATAtgattcaaaaacaattcagCGACTCGCCGGAGATGCTGAATGCGAGTTTATACAACGACCGATCTGCCATGGTGTGCAATCAATTTCACAACATCAAACCATACCGGGAACGAATGACCGAAATCTTGCTCGAGACTTACGAGTTTTTACCACGCAATACAGAGAGCATCAAACGATAG
- the LOC124407277 gene encoding uncharacterized protein LOC124407277 translates to MVHIRSMIISSNCAIACLNMQPTLIKVSDVPATVQSETESPLLTEEEVLSILSKKLSQKFDLVEYNLRPLNSTNGFLGLYYELTALVRIDGATKEHKFFLKAEPLKHSPQYKFMIESDHFRKELTMYGNIRPRMKTGKNQANWSAECYLARDDLIVMDDLSALDYVMPDKYTSFDYNHCAVLFQTLARLHSGSFVIEEKLKSEGKTLFEVYGDVLDEPLFNGTDMSRRYRASCILGTRSLIDLLHEKLTEEERAEFKERIEGWCDNFSAVLSPSTKYRNVICHRDLWANNMMVKYDGSGNPQHCCLVDLQFARYSPPAIDCVISLYLITDRETRDKHGESLLRVYYQTFEDELRKAGLDARDHLEWSTFLKSCEETKSTAVVYAILNQPVTMLHPDTCSKQFIESPELLNESLYNDRSALVCSQFLTVQPYRERITEVLLEAHELLPNYTSSQL, encoded by the coding sequence ATGGTGCATATCCGCTCCATGATCATATCAAGTAATTGTGCCATTGCATGTCTCAACATGCAGCCGACGTTAATAAAAGTAAGTGACGTTCCAGCGACTGTGCAATCCGAAACTGAATCGCCGCTTCTGACTGAGGAAGAGGTGCTGAGTATATTGTCGAAAAAACTCTCGCAAAAGTTCGATCTGGTCGAGTACAATCTCCGTCCATTAAACTCAACGAACGGTTTCCTCGGACTTTACTACGAACTCACCGCACTGGTGAGAATCGACGGAGCCACCAAAGAGCACAAGTTTTTCCTGAAAGCTGAGCCGTTGAAGCACAGTCCCCAGTACAAATTCATGATCGAGTCCGACCATTTCCGGAAGGAATTGACGATGTATGGAAATATTAGGCCACGGATGAAAACCGGAAAGAATCAAGCCAACTGGTCAGCCGAGTGTTACTTAGCGAGGGACGATCTCATAGTCATGGACGACCTCTCCGCCCTGGACTACGTGATGCCTGACAAGTACACGTCGTTCGATTACAACCATTGCGCAGTCCTCTTTCAAACCTTGGCCCGATTGCACTCAGGGTCCTTTGTGATCGAGGAGAAGCTCAAGTCGGAGGGTAAGACCTTGTTCGAAGTTTACGGCGATGTTTTGGACGAGCCACTGTTCAACGGTACCGATATGTCGAGAAGATACAGAGCTTCGTGTATCCTGGGAACGAGATCTTTGATCGACCTTCTACATGAGAAACTTACCGAGGAGGAAAGGGCTGAATTCAAGGAACGCATTGAGGGATGGTGCGATAACTTCTCTGCAGTTTTGAGCCCTTCGACAAAGTACAGGAACGTGATTTGCCATCGTGACCTTTGGGCCAACAACATGATGGTCAAGTACGATGGATCGGGAAACCCGCAACACTGTTGCTTGGTAGACTTGCAATTTGCTCGGTACAGTCCACCGGCCATCGACTGCGTGATTTCTCTATACTTGATCACCGACCGAGAGACGAGAGACAAACACGGTGAATCGTTGTTGAGAGTATACTATCAAACTTTCGAGGACGAATTGAGGAAGGCCGGACTTGATGCCAGGGACCATCTTGAGTGGTCAACGTTCTTGAAGAGCTGCGAAGAAACCAAATCAACTGCGGTGGTCTACGCTATTCTCAATCAACCCGTAACAATGCTGCATCCTGATACATGCAGTAAACAATTCATCGAGTCACCGGAACTATTAAACGAGAGTTTGTATAACGATAGATCAGCGCTAGTGTGCAGTCAATTTCTTACCGTACAACCATACCGGGAACGAATAACTGAAGTCTTACTGGAGGCGCACGAATTGTTGCCAAACTACACGTCAAGTCAACTGTGA
- the LOC124407284 gene encoding uncharacterized protein LOC124407284 produces MVHIRSMIISSNCAIVCLTMQPTLTKVSDVPATMESETESPLLTEEEVLSILSKKLSQKFDLVEYNLRPLNSTNGFLGLYYGLTTLVKIDGATKEHKFFMKAQPSKRSPQFDLLVAAKGSEKESAMYTEIIPRMGNGKSCSGWSAECYLTKENVLVLDDLFAQGYVTTDKYVPFDHNHCLVVLRSLARFHAGSFIIDEKLKSKDTSLFEVYGDILGESLYNDSGISTRMLSSCILGTMSLIDLLQEELSESERAEFKERVRPWGENKEELLNPSKKYRNVICHRDLWANNLMLKYDASGKPEHCCLIDLQVLRYNPPATDCVFLLYLTTDRETREKHGESLLRMYYETLDKELTNAGLDSRRCLDWPTFRKSCDDTRSLAMVYAFMNLPVMLLHPDMIKKQFNDSPELLNESLYNDRSSVVCNQFFNVKQYRERMTEVLLEAYEFLPRYAESIKP; encoded by the coding sequence ATGGTGCATATCCGCTCCATGATCATATCAAGTAATTGTGCCATTGTATGTCTCACCATGCAGCCAACGCTAACAAAAGTAAGTGACGTTCCAGCGACTATGGAATCCGAAACTGAATCGCCGCTTCTGACTGAGGAAGAGGTGCTGAGTATACTGTCGAAAAAACTCTCCCAAAAGTTTGATCTGGTCGAGTACAATCTCCGTCCATTGAACTCAACCAACGGCTTCCTCGGACTCTATTACGGACTCACCACGCTCGTGAAAATCGACGGAGCCACCAAGGAGCACAAGTTTTTTATGAAAGCTCAGCCGTCGAAGCGAAGTCCTCAGTTCGATCTGCTGGTGGCGGCAAAGGGGTCGGAAAAAGAATCCGCGATGTACACCGAAATCATACCGCGCATGGGAAACGGGAAGAGCTGCTCCGGTTGGTCGGCCGAGTGTTATTTGACCAAGGAAAACGTTCTTGTGCTCGACGACCTGTTCGCCCAGGGTTACGTTACGACGGACAAGTACGTGCCGTTCGACCACAACCACTGCCTGGTTGTCCTTAGATCCTTGGCCCGATTCCACGCTGGGTCTTTCATAATCGACGAGAAGCTCAAGTCGAAGGACACGAGTCTGTTCGAGGTCTACGGCGACATATTGGGCGAGTCGTTGTACAACGACAGCGGAATATCAACGCGAATGCTGAGTTCGTGCATCCTGGGAACAATGTCATTGATCGATCTTCTACAGGAAGAGTTGAGCGAGTCGGAAAGGGCCGAATTCAAGGAACGCGTTAGGCCGTGGGGCGAGAACAAGGAGGAACTTTTGAACCCTTCGAAAAAGTACAGAAATGTGATTTGCCACCGTGATTTATGGGCCAATAACCTGATGCTTAAGTACGACGCTTCGGGTAAGCCGGAGCACTGCTGCCTGATTGACTTACAAGTCCTTCGTTACAATCCACCGGCGACCGACTGTGTCTTCCTTCTATATTTGACTACCGACAGAGAGACGAGGGAAAAACACGGGGAATCGCTTTTGCGAATGTACTACGAAACCTTGGATAAGGAATTGACGAACGCTGGGCTCGATTCGAGACGCTGTCTCGACTGGCCGACCTTCCGGAAAAGCTGCGACGACACAAGGTCTTTGGCTATGGTCTATGCGTTTATGAATTTACCCGTGATGCTACTTCATCCTGACatgattaaaaaacaattcaatgACTCGCCGGAGCTGCTGAATGAGAGTTTATACAACGACCGATCTTCCGTGGtgtgcaatcaatttttcaatgtcaaaCAATACCGGGAACGAATGACCGAAGTTTTACTCGAGGCTTACGAATTTTTACCACGCTATGCAGAAAGCATCAAACCGTAG